The proteins below come from a single Miscanthus floridulus cultivar M001 chromosome 1, ASM1932011v1, whole genome shotgun sequence genomic window:
- the LOC136528348 gene encoding UDP-xylose transporter 1-like, giving the protein MSDGAGSRTGVAGALGLSVTSSVAIVICNKYLISTLGFFFATTLTSWHLMVTFFTLYVAQRLHFFEPKPIDARTVISFGLLNGISIGLLNLCLGFNSVGFYQMTKLAIIPFTVVLETIFLNKKFSQTIKASLMVLLLGVGIASVTDLQLNLLGSIIAVLTIAATCVGQILTNQIQRRLKVSSTQLLYQSSPYQSAVLLVTGPFVDKLLTKRDVFAFSYTTQVVAFILLSCSIAVCVNFSTFLVIGTTSPVTYQVLGHLKTCLVLSFGYIILKDPFSARNVVGILIAIFGMGLYSYYSVIESRKKTEAASSLPVAAQMSEKDSAPLLGAKSSPRTENKGEETFDYMPRTAKSAFTGR; this is encoded by the exons ATGTCGGACGGCGCGGGCTCCCGGACGGGCGTCGCTGGCGCGCTCGGCCTCTCGGTCACCTCGTCGGTGGCcatcgtcatctgcaacaagtacCTCATCAGCACTCTCGGCTTCTTCTTCG CGACGACGCTGACGAGCTGGCACCTCATGGTGACCTTCTTCACTCTGTACGTTGCCCAGCGGCTGCACTTCTTTGAGCCAAAGCCAATTGACGCGCGGACCGTCATCTCCTTCGGCCTGCTCAATGGCATCTCCATTGGCCTCCTCAACCTCTGCCTCGGATTCAACTCTGTTGGCTTCTACCAG ATGACCAAGCTGGCCATCATACCCTTCACCGTAGTCTTGGAAACCATCTTTCTGAACAAGAAGTTCAG TCAGACCATCAAGGCCTCCCTCATGGTCCTGCTCCTGGGAGTCGGCATCGCATCGGTCACTGATCTCCAGCTCAATCTCCTCGGCTCCATCATTGCCGTGCTCACCATAGCTGCGACATGCGTCGGACAGATT CTGACCAACCAAATCCAGAGGAGGCTGAAGGTTTCCTCGACGCAGCTGCTGTACCAGTCGTCGCCGTACCAGTCCGCGGTGCTGCTCGTCACTGGGCCGTTCGTGGACAAGCTCCTCACCAAGCGTGACGTCTTCGCTTTCAGCTACACCACCCAAGTCGTG GCGTTCATCCTGCTGTCTTGCTCGATCGCGGTGTGCGTCAACTTCAGCACGTTCCTGGTGATCGGCACGACGTCGCCCGTGACGTACCAGGTGCTGGGCCACCTCAAGACGTGCCTGGTGCTCTCCTTCGGCTACATCATCCTCAAGGACCCCTTCAGCGCCCGCAACGTGGTAGGCATCCTCATCGCCATCTTCGGCATGGGcctctactcctactactccgtCATCGAGAGCAGGAAGAAGACCGAGGCCGCCAGCTCGCTGCCGGTCGCCGCACAG ATGAGCGAGAAGGACTCGGCACCACTCCTCGGCGCCAAGAGCTCGCCACGGACAGAGAACAAGGGCGAGGAGACCTTCGACTACATGCCGAGGACGGCGAAGAGCGCGTTCACCGGCCGGTGA
- the LOC136528577 gene encoding mitochondrial import inner membrane translocase subunit PAM16 like 2-like codes for MLRPLLEPSPLLPNQTGPARNAPIAYLPSPSPSPSPLPSASLAPAAARRLGLDRILVGATMAGKLIANLIVMGSTIIGRAMLQAYRKALDNANKTGVAHEAINNIRRASKTMTEQEARQILGVSENSTWEEIVQRYDNLFERNAKSGSFYLQSKVHRAKECLETVYQKNKQDEPPN; via the exons ATGCTTCGCCCCCTTCTGGAACCTTCTCCCCTCCTCCCCAACCAAACCGGCCCAGCACGAAACGCACCAATCGCGtacctcccctccccctccccctccccctcccctttGCCCTCGGCGTCTCTCGCTCCGGCAGCTGCGCGACGGCTTGGCTTGGATCGCATCCTCGTCGGAGCTACCATG GCTGGGAAGCTTATTGCAAATCTAATTGTCATGGGCTCTACGATTATAGGAAGAGCTATGCTTCAGGCATATCGTAAAGCACTTGATA ATGCAAATAAAACTGGTGTGGCCCATGAGGCAATAAACAATATTCGTAGAGCGAGCAAAACAATGACCGAACAAGAAGCGAGGCAGATACTGGGTGTCTCGGAGAATTCAACGTGGGAAGAGATTGTACAG CGATACGATAACTTGTTTGAAAGAAACGCCAAATCTGGGAGCTTTTACCTCCAATCGAAGGTTCACCGGGCCAAGGAGTGCCTAGAAACAGTGTACCAAAAAAACAAACAAGATGAGCCTCCCAATTGA